A genome region from Hevea brasiliensis isolate MT/VB/25A 57/8 chromosome 7, ASM3005281v1, whole genome shotgun sequence includes the following:
- the LOC110638259 gene encoding uncharacterized protein LOC110638259: MDSTPVNWEALDCLVIDFAKSENLIEDSFSSPSPLSSPTLSPSPSVSSSSYQSRLIIRQIRRCLEAGDIDSAIDLLRTHAPFVLDDHRLLFRLQKQKFIELLRSGTEEARDSAIECIRTALAPCALDAYPEAYEEFKHVLLAFIYDKDDQSSPVANEWSERRRFDIAGLMSSVLRAHLHAYDPVFSMTLSYLISIHKGFCYRQGVSSPISNLTERLLLEERDPPAVPQESLYEAPPFDEVDIQALAHAVELTRQGAVDSLRFAKGDLFQAFRNELCRMKLDVSMLDELVCEYCVYRGIVDSGLTLPSGVQNPSEPLKVNQPEPSYCSSRNCSLEVDHATSKHSDGETSMSNAHTDGSPENNVDMNSTTDAELRYSCESTSNCEDCSTSGSNQTAVSKVLHRNRNYITGERSKRKRWRGRVDDQDYISGVSVHGCSKLDFSATATCLNMSKEQQGFEKSSPMDLNIREDKYEIVLGMKELASRGMAAEVVEEVNSLDPHFFMQNPILLFQLKQVEFLKLVGSGDHSSALRVACSHLGPLAANDPTLLKPLKETLLALLRPNEDALGKGLPLHALATSLQVAIGRRLGIEEPQLMKFMRAMLHTHNEWFKLQMCKDRFESLLRIDSLKEVNTPMLSACSLSKSNADSCTQGSNQVTVSSSTKLSEDGGSPTQVSSRDVVCDENAILKVMEFLALPRADAIHLLAQYNGNAETVIQQIFA, from the exons ATGGACTCGACGCCCGTGAATTGGGAAGCTTTGGACTGTCTTGTCATTGATTTTGCGAAATCAGAGAATTTAATCGAGGATTCCTTTTCTTCTCCATCGCCATTATCTTCTCCTACTCTTTCTCCTTCCCCTTCCGTCTCCTCTTCGTCTTACCAATCCAGATTGATCATTCGCCAGATCAGACGGTGCTTGGAGGCTGGTGACATTGATTCAGCCATCGATCTTCTCCGGACTCACGCTCCTTTCGTCCTCGATGACCATAGGCTTCTGTTTCGGTTGCAGAAGCAG aaatttatTGAGCTATTGAGGAGCGGGACGGAAGAGGCTAGAGATTCTGCAATTGAATGCATAAGAACGGCTCTTGCTCCCTGTGCTCTTGATGCCTATCCG GAAGCATATGAGGAATTTAAGCATGTCCTTCTTGCCTTCATATATGACAAAGATGACCAGAGTTCTCCTGTGGCAAATGAG TGGTCTGAGAGGAGAAGGTTTGACATTGCTGGATTAATGTCTTCTGTCCTAAGAGCTCATTTACATGCATATGATCCAGTCTTTTCAATGACGTTGAGTTATTTGATAAG CATACATAAAGGTTTTTGCTATCGTCAAGGAGTCTCATCACCCATTTCAAACCTTACTGAAAGGTTGCTTCTTGAAGAACGTGATCCTCCTGCTGTACCGCAAGAGAGTTTGTATGAGGCACCTCCATTTGATGAG GTGGATATACAAGCTCTTGCGCATGCTGTGGAGCTTACAAGACAAGGGGCAGTTGATAGCTTGAGATTTGCTAAGGGAGATCTGTTTCAAGCATTCCGg AATGAATTGTGTCGGATGAAATTGGATGTCTCCATGCTTGATGAGCTTGTTTGCGAATACTGTGTCTATAGGGGCATTGTGGATTCTGGTCTTACTCTCCCTTCTG gAGTGCAAAACCCTTCTGAACCTTTAAAAGTCAATCAACCAGAACCCAGCTATTGTTCATCAAGAAACTGTTCTCTTGAAGTGGATCATGCTACCAGTAAACATTCAGATGGTGAAACTTCCATGAGCAATGCTCATACAGATGGTTCTCCTGAAAATAATGTGGATATGAATAGCACAACTGATGCTGAGTTAAGATATTCTTGTGAATCTACTAGCAATTGTGAAGATTGTAGCACCAGTGGATCAAATCAAACTGCAGTTTCGAAAGTTCTACACAGAAACAGAAACTACATAACTGGAGAAAGGAGCAAACGCAAGCGATGGAGGGGTAGGGTAGATGACCAAGATTATATTTCTGGAGTTTCTGTCCACGGATGCAGCAAGCTAGATTTTAGTGCTACTGCTACCTGCTTAAATATGTCAAAGGAACAACAG GGCTTTGAGAAAAGTTCCCCAATGGACCTAAACATTAGGGAGGATAAATATGAGATTGTGCTGGGGATGAAGGAACTAGCAAGTAGAGGAATGGCTGCAGAGGTTGTGGAAGAAGTTAATTCTTTGGATCCACACTTTTTTATGCAAAATCCTATCTTGCTTTTCCAGTTGAAGCAG GTTGAATTTCTTAAGCTGGTCGGTTCTGGCGACCATTCAAGTGCCCTAAGGGTTGCGTGCTCACATTTAGGGCCCTTAGCTGCAAATGATCCAACTCTGCTGAAGCCCTTGAAGGAGACTTTGTTGGCATTGCTCCGTCCTAATGAAGATGCATTAGGAAAAGGCTTGCCTTTACATGCTCTTGCAACTTCTCTCCAG GTTGCAATTGGTAGGAGGCTTGGTATTGAGGAACCGCAGCTTATGAAGTTTATGAGAGCAATGCTTCACACGCACAATGAGTGGTTTAAACTTCAAATGTGTAAAGATCGCTTTGAAAGTCTTTTGAGGATTGATTCCTTGAAAGAAGTTAATACTCCCATGCTTTCTGCATGTTCATTGTCGAAGTCAAATGCTGATAGCTGCACCCAGGGATCCAACCAAGTTACAGTATCTTCAAGCACCAAATTGTCTGAAGATGGTGGCAGTCCAACTCAAGTGTCATCCAGAGATGTTGTATGTGATGAAAATGCAATACTCAAAGTTATG GAATTTCTTGCTTTGCCAAGGGCTGATGCCATCCATCTCCTTGCACAGTACAATGGAAATGCCGAGACGGTCATCCAGCaaatatttgcatag